The Melospiza georgiana isolate bMelGeo1 chromosome 19, bMelGeo1.pri, whole genome shotgun sequence genome segment GGCCCCTGCTGGCCCCGCTCCGACGGCCGAAGGAAGCCGGGGCCGTAAGGGCCCTCCAGCGCCGAGATAAATGCCCGCGCTTGCCGTAATTGCTGTCCCCGGCCCGAAGCACACAAAGGCTCCCGGGGGTGCCCCGTGTGCGCTGCCAGGCCGGGGGCACATCAAAGGCAGCGGGCTCCGTTCAAAGCCCCGCCGTAATTGTCAATTAAGCATGCACGGGGGACACGCCGTGACAATGCGGGGCTGCATGCTGGTGGGGCATTGTGAGCCCCGCCGCGACACCGAAAACAGCTGATGCTGCTGACAATGCGCTCGTAGGGCACCTTGTAAGCAATCGGCCGCTGACAGCAGGGCAAGCGTCCCGCCCGTCCCGGCCATTGTGCGGGGCATTCCTGGGGCAGGGTCACATCTTGGTCACCGCTGGCCGCTCCCCGGGATGCTGCCGCTTCCTCCGGGGCCCGGAGCGGCGCACGGGCATGCCCGGGGGCTGCCAGCACCGAGCCCCGGTgtgcaggagcatccctggtACCCTGACCGTCCCACGGGGACCGTCCGCAGCACGGGCTCTGCCTTGTGCCGAGCTGAGTGTGCGTCACACCCGCCAGGGGCATTTCCACAGCTGGGTGTGTGTCACACCAGCCAGGGGCATTTCCACAGCTGGGTGTGTGTCACACCAGCCAGGGGCATTTCCACAGCTGGGTGTGTGTCACACCAGCCAGGGGCATTTCCACAGCTGGGTGAGTGTCACACCAGCCAGGGGCATTTCCACAGCTGGGTGAGTGTCACACCAGCCAGGGGCATTTCCACAGCTGGGTGAGTGTCACACCAGCCTGGGGCATTTCCACAGCTGGGTGCATGTCACACCAGCCTGGGGCATTTCCACAGCTGGGTGAGTGTCACACCAGCCAGGGGCATTTCCACAGCTGGGTGAGTGTCACACCAGCCAGGGGCATTTCCACGGCTGGGTGCGTGTCACACCAGCCTGGGGCATTTCCAGGGCTGTGTCCGAGGGGATGCTGAGCCCCCATCACCGAGCCCCCTGTGCCCATAGCAGGCTGCAGGTAAGGGACAATGGGGATTGTTCTCCCAACAATGCCCCTGCCCGGTGTGCAGCCCCCGGTgtgcagccccctccccacgcCGTTATCTCCCACTCAATCCCCCGGGGGTTTTCAGGGGGGATGCTGCAGAACCatggagccagccctgcagcggGGCCAGGACACGCTGccacccttccctccctctgcaTTGCCCGTgcacccccagagccagggctcccCAGTGGGTTACACCCCATGAACGGGCACTGGCACAACGCTGTgcacccccagagccagggctcccCAGTGGCTGCACACCAcgagctggcactgccacaccaCAGCAGGCAcggggcagctcctcctgccctgctgggcacagcctctCGCTGCCCAGCCGAGCCCACATGGAACTGAGCTGCCGTGAGTCAAACCAATGGAGCAAACTCTGATTTATCCCGGCACGGCGGAAATCCAGCCCTCAGCACGCGGCCACAGCGCTGCAGCGACAGCACGAGCTGCCCTCCATCACCACTGGGGCCAGGCTGAGCATCCTCCCCCTGCGCACACAGCGCCCCCAAACTCTGCCatccccccagctccctgggcaagGCTCACCTGGCATTTTGCTGGGCGGGGAGGCGCTGGGCTGGTTGTGGTGGGGGGAGCCgtgggacagcagcaggttCATGCTGTGCGGGGGCTGGCCCGAGCTGTAGGCGTCCATGGCCAGTTTCTGGCGGAACGCCTCCTCCTTGCGCCGGTTGGCAAACCAGTTGTACACCCGCACCTCCGTCACCAGGTTGGAGCCCAGCCCGTGCGCCTTGGAGGGGGACACTCCTCGCTGCAGACACTCGGCCCTGCAGGGCAAGGGACACGTGTGAGCaagggggctgctgggggcaaGCGGGGGCCCTAGGACACCACAAATCTGGGGGGTTTCAGCCCTTCCTGCACGCCCACCCAGCCACGCTGTAAACGCCATCCCCGCTCCCTCTGACAACGCTGCAGCGTCCCTGTGGTACCCCCTGtaccatccctgcagcatccccgTCTCACCCTGCCCAAGCATGGAGCTCACTCTGCCCCAGACATCACCCAGAGGGGGAAAACATGGCAAGGAGAGGCCTGGCAGCTCAGCAAAGCTGTGCCACGAGCCGGGAGCTGGGGTGGTGAGCCTGGAGCGTGGCATTTCCCACGGCAtctcctgcagcatctcccgTGGCTTCAGAAGGAAGGCtgaggctgtgggcaggggaggcagcCCAGGTGTATGGGGCAGCCATTACCTGTTGCACTCCTCCACCAGGgtctccctctcctccttgcTGGGGTTCTTCTGGCGCTCGTAGGCTTGGTACAAGATTTGCTGGGAGGCCGGCCCCCACTTGAACCGATTGCGCCGCATCTTCTTGCTGGGCGTTTCGGAGCAGGCGTCGTCGAGCTGGGCAGCCCCCTGGTTCTGCTGATTGAACTCTGGAAAGAGAAACAGCAGCTGATCCTGACTGCCTTTGTCTGTCATATTTCCACAACCCTGGACTGCCTGGTTGAACTCTGAAAGAGAAAGGAGCAGACGTGAGCTGGCCTGTGGCCACCGTCCCGCGCCGAgggtccccccgtgtcccctgcccagcaccccgAGCCCAGGGCAGGCTTTGGAGCCAGCCAGGTGCCCCCTGCCACCCAccccgggaagggaagggaaggggccAGCCTGCTGCCACCCCTGTTTAATGGGGAGGCACGAGCAGGGCACGCTACGGCCATGCATATTCATGGgcagggccctgccagcccGTGCTTGTTTCGGGAGGATTTTTCCAGCAGGATGGCTGCAGAGCCCCCCGAGAGGGAGCCCCAGATCTGtgctcagccacagctccctcccagtCCCCTCCCAGCACGGTGGGACCCGTGCCCGGGGCGGGCAGCACCAGAGGTGACCTTCGGCGGccgccccagccccggcacTTGTCACCACGGCAGTAAAGGGAGATTAATGGGAGGGTTTTATTATTCCCAGTTTTGCAGGGGAATTCTCCCTCTTTTTATAATGGCTTTTCCCCCCGTGACGGGGGGGAAGcgcagggcaaggctggagcaggctctgTTTGCTCTAACGTCTCAAGGTGTGTTTTCAGAGCAATGGTATTTGGTGCTAAACCCTTCTCTGCACTTCCCCTCTGCTGGATATTGCATCCTTCTGGaagaggcaggcagagccctttTCTGAGGGGTGCCAGTGCCACTCAGGGCTGCTTTGAGAGCTACAGGACAGATCCCAGGCCAGGGAAGAGTGGGAGAGGGGCACAAAGTGTGCTTGGTCAAAATAATCCGTATTTAAATAGCACAGACTGCCCCAAACCCTGCTACATACAGCAGCAACTCGGggggtttttaattttctctctctaCATTTTTTGCACttagttgaaaaaaaaaaattagcagccTGAAAAATAACAGGGAAAAGGTAgaaagctgggaaaggcacCTAATTGTGAGCCATCATTAATTGCTTTCCCAGCTCTAACAAACACAAACACCCAGAAATTCAGCTGTGTGGACGAGCCAGGGGGAGCCCTGCCACCCAGAGCGGCTCTCACCCGCTTTTCCTGCACCTCAAATTTATTTCACTTGGAAAACTGCTTTGGGGAGGTGGAGTctggggctggtgctggtgcccagggcaggacagggacacggggacccccatttcccccatttcccccatttcccccatttcccccattcCCACAGGTACTTACGGCGGAGGATCTCCCGCTGCTTGCGGACGTACCACGTGTACAGGGCAGCTCTCTTCTGGGTCTTCATGGGGGTGCCCTTGTTGAGGTGCTGGGACAGGTGGGACTGGTTGAGGCCGGTGACATCCACCACCTCCCTCTGGGGGATGTTGTGCTGCTGCATGTAGCCCTTGATCATCTTCGCTGCCCGCCACGGGTCCTCGCTGCGGGCAAGGAAACCGAGGGTTAACACCTGCTGCCAGGGGAAAGCCCCCAGGATTTGCTTCTCCCCATAATGGAGACCTTTCAgtactattattattaattattagtattattaaAACTGCTTCAGAAGTACACAAGTGTATGTTTTTGCCCAGGCTCCCAAAAGAGCCACGTCCCAGCCCAGGATGGCAGAATGGGGGCTCACAGCATCACTGTGTGATCACAGCCAGGCTGTTCCCCCAGAGAGCACCCCAGTGTCCTGACGGGACACACCAAGGTGCCATCAATGCCAGCAAAGCTCCTCCAGACCCTCCAAGGAGAAGCACAGCCCGTCCATGAGCTGCTGCCCTTGCGTTCAGCGTGATTTCCCCATGGAAGACACGCACAGGCAGTGGGACATGCACACGGATGGGCATGGGGAgcccatcctgctctgctcatgaagaaggagaagggctggggatgctcttcctgccctgctcagggtgcAGCACCTGCACTGtgcccgtgccccctgccctgccgcCGAACCCATCGCACTTGCTATGCAGCTTCTCTCTTCCATTCCCACAGGGATAACGACCTAAAAATCTCAATATCCCCTTAAAAGGGACCCTATTCCCTCGCTGCCACAGCTGTGCATGCACTGACCGTACGCAAAAGGCTGAGAAGCCAAGGTCACACCAGGCACACAAACCCCGAATGCAAAACCGAAACCAAACCCCAGAAAATTTTGAGTCATTCCTGATTATTATTAAACACTTGAATTTGGCTCCTGTGGGACCCAGGTGTAAATGACTCTTCTCTAAATCACACTACTTTACTGTCCGCTGATTCAGAGTCTGCTGATTAGCGTCATctcattttagaaaaaataaaattacgAAAATTAGCCGAAAATCCAAATGCTGTCCGTGGTTTTTAGCTCTATCAAATACCCAGTGtgacagcagaggaaaaggCCAAAACACCTGTGCTGTACCCAAGACCCCAGGGTTTATTCTGGGCTAAAAGGGAGCACTTTCAGCACTGAAAAATCAGTGTGAGCCCAGAGCCGGTCACAGTCCTGCACTCAAATAATGCGATGCCCCAATGCCGGCTTGGAACGTCCAACTGCTTCCCCAATTCATCACCTGCTTTGGATCCTTCACCTTgtcaagtgaaaaaaaaaaaaaaaaaaaaaaaaaaaaaagcccaacaagtAGATTTCTTACTTTTATTCCTGAATGTAGTTTGAAAACAAAGCTGGTTGGATCCACGGCAAAACAccggagcagagcccagctgggcttTGTCAGTCCTGGGAAGGAGCCACGGAGCCTTCCTGGCCCAAAGCTGCACCCCCAGGCCGGGAACCCCGCTGGTTTGGGGGGCCCTGCCCGTGGGATGGCTCCCAGAAAAAGTGGGAATCGAGGAGAAGGATGTGGAGGGAATGTCCTGCCCAGGAGAGCCGGGCACAGGCGCCGTGCCCCAGCTGAGGGGCTCGGGCAGACCGCTGTCACCAGCGGCTCATGTCACCCAACCGATCCCACTAATTACTGATTAATAACGAGTTAATGAAACAGAGCTCATTATCATTTCTAAGACAGGTTTGGTTCGCGAccgagcccagggcagcgtttgctCAGAGTGAAACCGAGGGTCAGTGAATGTGAACCAGAGCACGCTTGGAAAATGTCAAATGAGGGACTCGGGGGCTACACAGGAGATTTGGAAATTCACATAAAACTTGGCAACATTTTGGTTGGAAAAATATCAGAGAATTAGTAAAAAAAGTCCCGGAATTTCCCtccatttaattatttttaaaaaggcttcACCTTGACATTTCCAACGTGTTTCACACTTACACTTTCAAAACAATTACTCAGGTCCTAATTTCTGAGCAGTGATTTTTCCTTTACGAATCAACTTGACCGTATTCAAAAGGGTTAAACAACCtgaaaccaaacccaaacattttgtttcatgttAAACAAAATGTTTGGACTTGACCCAAAATGAAACGTTTGAGTGTTTGTTtggcctctttttttttttcctttcttttttggtAACCTAAAAAGCCAGAGAGGAAAACCTTTTGAGTCAACACCAGCCCTTATTCTTTGATTCTGTcaccaaaatgaaataaaacaaacattaaTTGTCCAATCTTCAACAGGAGTTTActtacaaacaaaaccaaagccccGACCCAGCCCAGGAGTGCTTTCTAATACTGGAAAACCAGTTTACAGCCCTGGCTCCACGGTCCTTCTCACCAGAACCATGGAAAGGTGTTTTTCTTGCACAAAATTAGCCCCACAAAGCCTGGCTGCCAATGCTGCCCGAGAAAAAGCCATCATTTCCCCATCCAGCCTCACACACAGGCGGGGGCAAATCCTGTTCCTCTTCCCAGGGACTCCCAGACCAGCTCGCCCATTTTGTCAGCCTCAGAACCAGGTAAATACACTCCACATCCTCAGAGAAATATGCCAAGAATTTATAGAGATGGACTAtaagcccagctccctgcagaaaTGCCATCCTGCCCAGCATCTCCCTGCACACCGGGCTGTGCCTGCGCTCCCCACGcagggtggctctgctggctccccagggctggtggCCTTCCCAAAGTCCCCAGCCCACGGGTGGGATCTGGGGTTTGTTATTTCCCTGGGTGAGGCGTGGGTGAGCCCTGCAGGTGGATGGGGCCcggagggagctgtggggtgtctgtcCAGAGCTGGGCTCTCTGTGGGtcaccccacagcacccaccaCGCCATGGGCGGGCAGCAAAGCCCAGACCCCGgtcccagagagctgcagggctcctgAGCAGCCCCGGGatgcgggcacagcccgggctgagcctgccctgggtCGGGACCccaggagagaaggagaagagggggctcagccccagcagggctgcggTCGGTGTCTCCCGGCcgccctggctgctccctctccAAGTACAAAGGCCTCTCTCAGAGCAAACACGAGCTCCTTGCAAAGGCTCCTCAGGGACATGTGCCCGCTCTTGTTTGCACCCGGGGCAAACTTTGCTCAGAAACACCTGTGGGAGCACGGGGACCCCGGCGCTCAGCGCCCCGGGCACCCCGGGTGGATGTGGCCAGCaaggggacaccggggacaggCGGGAGCACCCAGGGGTGCGGGCTCCGTGCcgggcaggagggctgggcgCCCATCGGGAGAGGCCCGCGATGGATCCTCCCTCGCAGGGGCCCCCTCGGCCCCCGAAGGGTCCCGGTCTGGGCATGGGTGGCACTGCCCGGTCCCCAAAGGGCACCTGCCGGTACCGGGGCGGGACAGGAGCGCGACTGCCGAGATCCCGGGGCAAGAGTCGGGGCCGTCCCCGGGCTCTGCGGGCTGGCGGAGGGCACGGGCACACACGGCGGCAGCACCGGGCACACACggctgcagcaccaggcacacAGGGCGGGCACACACACGGCGGCAGCACCGGGCACACACGGCGGGCACACCGGGCGGGCACACACACGGCGGGCCGCACCGGGCACACACGGCTGCAGCACCGGGCACACACGGCGGGCACACAGGGCGGGCAGCACCGGGCACACACGGCGGGCACACACGGCGGCAGCACCGGGCACACACGGCCGCAGCACCGGGCACACACGGCAGGCACACACGGCGGGCCGCACCGGGCACACACGGCGGGCACACACGGCGGCAGCACCGGGCACACAGGGCGGGCAGCACCGGGCCGCGCTCCGGGCACCGCACTGGGCATCGCGACAGGAACGGCAGCGCCCGGTGTCCCCACACGGACAGAGCCCGAGCTGTGCCCGCCGCACTCGGGGCCGGCCCGCGGGGCTCCCACCTGCTCACACCGGCGCCGCTTCCCCGGGGCTCCGGGGCGGGCTCGGTGCCGCTCCCACGGGccggggcagcgctgcccgccgagcccggggctgccccgttcggcccggcccggcccggctcggttCGGTTCGGAGCGGAGCCGCATCCCGGGATGGGCcggagcggagccgccgccgtCGGGgttccctcctccttccccgcTCCCGGTCCGCTTTACAACCCCGGCAATGAATAACCCGCCGGCCCGATCGCCCTGATCGCGGCCTTTTGTGTATCTTTCTGTTGATGATttatagaaataaattaataacgCCCCGGGCTCCACGTGGTGCGGTTTACGTTTGAGCCGCCGGCGCGGACGGACGGAGCCGGCGGCCGGTCCGAGCCCCGCCGCTACCGGGGACGGGCAGCCCCGACGGGACGGGGGGGACGCGGCCGCGGGCTCCGGCTTCCCCCTGCCCGCtgcgctccgctccgctccgctccgctccgcagCGGGGTCCGACAGGGAGCGCCGggagccccgggagccgccACCGGGACCGaccgcggggcgggcggggagccccgggagccgccACGGGCGGGACACGGCGAGCGGGGAGCGCCGGGAGCCCGCGCCGGGCCCGGCACACCGGAGCGAGCCCCGGCAGGGCGCTGGGGCCGCGGCCGTCGGGCCGATCCCCGCGGGCGGTGCCGGTACCTGATCATCCTCTCCACCTCCGCCCGCTGCTCCACGGCCTCCTCCGTGTTGAGCGACTGCAGCTCGCGGAGGATCTGCGGCGTGTCAAAGTCGTCGCCGTCCTCGGAGCCCTCGTCGCCCGAGAGCTTGCCCTTGCCGTGCCCGTTGGCcagcggcggcagcgcggcCCTGCCGTCGGGGGGCCCGCCCGGGGACAGCGGCAGGCTCTCCAGTTTGACGCCGAAGCCGGCGGCGGGCACCATGTCCTCCAGGGCGCGGATCAGCCCCTCCTTGGTGGCGCCGGAGCTGAGCAGGGCGCCCAGCAGCTCCCGTTGCAGGGCGCTCAGCTGGGACACCATCgtccccgctcccgccgctccgcTCGCCGCGCTGCTCCCGCTCCGCCCCGGCCGCGGCTGCTGCGGGCCGCGGGCCGCGCTCTACCGAGCCATGACCGCCACCATAAGGCATTATACCTTATGCAAATCAGCGCCAAAGCCTCTCCTccggcccccgccccggcccggcacggctcggcccggcccttAGCGCCCGCCGGGGCGGACTTTGCCTCGCGGCCCGCGGGAGGCCccgggggagcggcgggggcagcgccgggcgGGACGGCGCGCacgggcacggcacggcacggcacggcacggcacggcacggctcggcacggcacggcacggcggCTCCCAGCGCCCCAGAGCTGCCGTCGGGGGTCCCGGGGCCGGGAGCGCCCCGGGAAGGGAGCGCCGCCCTCTGCCCGCGCCCCCCGGGCCGAGCCGGGACCCCCGGCGGGTTGGGCTCCGTCGGGCGCCGTGCCCGCGCTGGAACGGGGCCAGGATAAGAGAGAACCCCGTGTGGTTTCTCCCCCCGTGCCCTCCAGCGTGCGGGTCCTGCTGGCCCAGCCCCggcacaggcaggacaggctgggagcacCCCCAGCACGGGGGTTACCCCCGGGGGTCCCGGCCCCgctgtggagcagctctggggacaggctCGGTGCCATTTAGCTGTGCAGGACACGGCAGGACACAATTACAGcagaggggacactgcagggacagaggtcACGGGGGACGCCGAGCCCCCACTGACCcgtggcagcaggcagggctgggagcaggaacaggtTTGGGAATGGGCAGAGGAGAGATCCAAGCTGTGCCCTGGGATCTGAACAAAACCTGCTTTCCCTATCGCTGAGAATGCACCAAGTCCCAAAGATcaacagaaatcaaaattaaattcaCTGAAATCAAAGCAGGCACAGGACGAGAGGCGGCAGCAcgcccagagcagggcagaggagcccGGGACCCTTCAGGGGAAGGCAGGCCTGAGATCTCCACTCATGACTGCCCAGGTGCCCAAAGCACTTCccgttcctgctgctcttggcaaaggccagcagctccaaacCCAGCGTTCCCAGATCCCGACTTCTCCGGGGCACCCTGAGCTACCTGCCCATGCCATAACACACAGAAactcctgccagcccccagcacccatGGCAGGCCCCAAacgcagccccagagcccctcaggaGCTCAGCTGAGGTCCCCGACCCGCTGGCCATGGATCCCCCGTCAGTCAGACACccggggcagctgctgggggcagttcggtccctgcagagccagggaagggaagggaagggaagggaagggaagggaagggaagggaagggaagggaagggaagggaagggaagggaagggaagggaagggaagggaagggaagggaagggaagggaagggaagggaagggaagggaagggaagggaagggaagggaagggaagggaagggaagggaagggaagggaagggaagggaagggaagggaagggaagggaagggaagggaagggaagggaagggaagggaagggaaggccccaggctgggcagggaacagcctgtgcagagctgggagctgcatgGGCTGGACAGCCTGAACTGCCCATAAAACCATTCCTGCTCCATGGAACACGGCAGCACAGCACCCTGagagccccctgccctcgggggacagggcagagccacaggggGATGCTGGGGATCGCAGGGAGCAGGAAACCTCTCTGTGTTGGGAGGGAGGTGCGGGTGAGCACACCACGGCCACGCTGGGGTTGTCATGgccacacagcagctgagcacaaCCTAGAGAAGAGAGCActgaaaaatccccaaaagccTCTTTTCGAGCTCCCAGCTTGgagccagctcccagccctggtgccacagGGAGGTGACAGAAGCTCCCTGTGACCCCTCTTGCACCGTGTGAATCCTTGGGTGAGGGTCaggggctccccagccctgctgtgccctgcacccCGAGGTCTGCAGGGAGCAAATTACTGGTGGGTGTtccccctgtgctcagctctccCACCTCTGAGGGTCAGTGGCACCTGCCCACCACTGTCTGCACCCACAGGTGCTCCCTGGTCACCCCAAAATTCTCCAGATCCCAGCAGATGGCAGAGACACCAAACCCATGGGGCTGAgggaccctgcagggcctgtgCCACCCCGGgcagcccctcagtgccaccagggctgtgtgacaccctctgtgccagcccctcagtgccaccagggcCGTGTGAcaccctctgtgccagcccctcagtgccaccagggctgtgtgacaccctctgtgccagcccctcagtgccaccagggcCGTGTGAcaccctctgtgccagcccctcagtgccaccagggcCGTGTGAcaccctctgtgcccagcctgggaacagcctggctcctgccccagcaggtcTCAGTCCCTTTCAAGCgggctgctgagctctgccgTGCTCTTTGCACAGCCCTCATGGCATCGCATGATAATCGTGTTCTGTCACAGTGGGTGCCCCGGACCTTGTCCTGTTTCCACACATTT includes the following:
- the HNF1B gene encoding hepatocyte nuclear factor 1-beta isoform X1, translating into MVSQLSALQRELLGALLSSGATKEGLIRALEDMVPAAGFGVKLESLPLSPGGPPDGRAALPPLANGHGKGKLSGDEGSEDGDDFDTPQILRELQSLNTEEAVEQRAEVERMISEDPWRAAKMIKGYMQQHNIPQREVVDVTGLNQSHLSQHLNKGTPMKTQKRAALYTWYVRKQREILRQFNQAVQGCGNMTDKGSQDQLLFLFPEFNQQNQGAAQLDDACSETPSKKMRRNRFKWGPASQQILYQAYERQKNPSKEERETLVEECNRAECLQRGVSPSKAHGLGSNLVTEVRVYNWFANRRKEEAFRQKLAMDAYSSGQPPHSMNLLLSHGSPHHNQPSASPPSKMPGVRYSQAGGEAVSSGAISHHGGAAMVTTSQAVLQQVSPASLDPGHALLSPEGKMISVSGGGLPPVSTLTNIHSLSHHNAQQSQNLIMTPLSGVMAIAQSLNTSQAQSVPVINSVAGSLAALQPVQFSQQLHSPHQQPLMQQSPGHMAQQPFMATVTQLQNSHMYTHKQEPPQYSHTSRFPSAMVVTDTSSISTLTNMSSSKQCPLQAW
- the HNF1B gene encoding hepatocyte nuclear factor 1-beta isoform X2 is translated as MVSQLSALQRELLGALLSSGATKEGLIRALEDMVPAAGFGVKLESLPLSPGGPPDGRAALPPLANGHGKGKLSGDEGSEDGDDFDTPQILRELQSLNTEEAVEQRAEVERMISEDPWRAAKMIKGYMQQHNIPQREVVDVTGLNQSHLSQHLNKGTPMKTQKRAALYTWYVRKQREILRQFNQQNQGAAQLDDACSETPSKKMRRNRFKWGPASQQILYQAYERQKNPSKEERETLVEECNRAECLQRGVSPSKAHGLGSNLVTEVRVYNWFANRRKEEAFRQKLAMDAYSSGQPPHSMNLLLSHGSPHHNQPSASPPSKMPGVRYSQAGGEAVSSGAISHHGGAAMVTTSQAVLQQVSPASLDPGHALLSPEGKMISVSGGGLPPVSTLTNIHSLSHHNAQQSQNLIMTPLSGVMAIAQSLNTSQAQSVPVINSVAGSLAALQPVQFSQQLHSPHQQPLMQQSPGHMAQQPFMATVTQLQNSHMYTHKQEPPQYSHTSRFPSAMVVTDTSSISTLTNMSSSKQCPLQAW